One region of Peribacillus simplex genomic DNA includes:
- a CDS encoding DUF4349 domain-containing protein gives MNRKKVILIFGLFLFLGACSSNDKEESLPKSQEEKAESKMDSSLSGEQASDKKAEKEAATNDRMVIHQAQLQLKVKNLEKTQMKIERKANEYGGYIVESNVYREDEERVEGTITVRIPEARFQDFLVVTEGQASEVVGRNVTGQDVTEQYVDLKARLKSKRAVEERLLAFMQDAKKTEDLLKISSDLAAFQEEIEQLTGQMKYLENQTSYSTVTITLSQERIVVPGIDNAKLDTWERTKKQLATSANLLLKAGSGIIVFIIGNLPILIVLGGAGAVVHWAMKRRGKR, from the coding sequence ATGAATCGAAAAAAAGTGATACTAATTTTCGGCTTGTTTCTTTTCCTGGGGGCATGTAGTAGTAATGATAAAGAAGAATCCTTACCGAAGTCACAGGAAGAAAAAGCGGAAAGTAAAATGGACTCCTCTTTATCAGGGGAACAGGCTTCTGATAAGAAGGCGGAAAAAGAGGCGGCAACAAATGATAGGATGGTCATCCACCAAGCACAGCTTCAGTTGAAAGTAAAAAATCTAGAAAAAACACAAATGAAGATTGAAAGAAAGGCGAACGAATACGGCGGCTATATTGTAGAGTCCAATGTATACAGGGAAGATGAAGAGAGGGTAGAAGGTACGATCACAGTCAGGATTCCGGAAGCTCGTTTTCAGGACTTTCTTGTCGTTACCGAGGGGCAGGCTTCAGAAGTGGTCGGAAGGAACGTGACAGGCCAGGATGTAACGGAGCAATATGTAGATTTAAAGGCAAGACTGAAGTCAAAGCGGGCTGTGGAAGAGAGATTACTTGCATTCATGCAGGACGCTAAGAAGACGGAAGATTTGCTGAAAATATCATCCGATCTTGCCGCGTTTCAAGAAGAAATCGAGCAGCTGACCGGCCAAATGAAGTATCTTGAAAACCAGACCTCATATTCGACGGTTACAATCACGTTATCACAGGAACGGATCGTGGTACCGGGTATTGATAATGCAAAACTGGATACATGGGAGAGAACGAAGAAACAACTTGCAACAAGTGCGAATCTATTACTTAAAGCGGGCTCAGGGATCATTGTTTTTATAATAGGAAACTTGCCGATCCTCATTGTTTTAGGCGGAGCTGGTGCGGTGGTACATTGGGCGATGAAAAGAAGGGGTAAAAGGTAA
- a CDS encoding GerAB/ArcD/ProY family transporter gives MENFKISTRQFAIIVILFSVGTTILVIPGIMAQEVKQDAWIAAVFGIGIGLLLVALYIAVGRMFPTMTLVEINETIFGKWLGKAVSLSFVLFSLYSTSELLLYVGNFLTTQIMPDTPIEAIIILFACILIMGIRLGLETLARSAELLFPIFVFLFIILVVSILLPPVQYKFENIQPVFEAGIKPMIHAVFLFTGFFSLPLIVLLMIFPVSVNQQKAAEKTFFIGVLIAGICLLIIIALTIIVLGADASARNTYPSYILARKINVGDFFQRIEAIMAIMWIISIYYKMSFYFYASVIGLAHTFNMKNYRPLTLPLGMVLVSLSVLIHPNVAHSIKFDKEIWPLYVSTYGLVFPILLLTVNAFRKKIHQK, from the coding sequence GTGGAAAATTTCAAAATTAGCACTCGACAATTTGCAATAATCGTTATTCTATTTTCTGTAGGTACGACCATCTTGGTGATTCCTGGAATCATGGCTCAAGAGGTAAAACAAGATGCTTGGATTGCAGCTGTATTCGGTATAGGCATAGGTTTATTGCTGGTGGCTTTATATATCGCCGTAGGCAGGATGTTCCCTACTATGACACTGGTAGAAATCAATGAAACAATTTTTGGCAAATGGTTAGGTAAGGCAGTCTCTCTTTCGTTTGTTTTATTTTCACTTTACTCAACGTCAGAACTATTGCTTTATGTTGGGAACTTCTTAACTACACAGATTATGCCTGATACACCAATTGAAGCGATCATTATTCTTTTCGCATGCATCTTAATAATGGGAATTCGACTTGGTCTTGAAACATTGGCTCGTTCTGCAGAATTGTTATTTCCTATCTTTGTTTTTTTATTCATAATTCTAGTGGTTTCAATATTATTACCTCCTGTTCAATATAAGTTTGAAAATATACAACCGGTATTTGAAGCAGGAATAAAACCGATGATTCATGCTGTTTTTCTTTTTACAGGTTTTTTTTCTTTGCCATTGATTGTTTTATTAATGATTTTTCCTGTTTCAGTGAATCAACAAAAAGCTGCAGAAAAAACCTTTTTTATCGGAGTACTAATCGCCGGAATCTGTTTACTCATCATAATCGCTTTAACTATTATAGTTTTAGGTGCAGATGCTAGTGCCAGAAACACGTATCCAAGTTATATTTTGGCCAGAAAAATAAACGTTGGCGATTTTTTCCAAAGGATTGAAGCAATAATGGCTATAATGTGGATTATCTCGATTTATTATAAAATGAGTTTTTACTTTTACGCTTCTGTTATAGGTCTTGCACATACATTTAATATGAAGAATTACCGGCCGCTTACGCTACCTTTAGGGATGGTCTTGGTTTCGCTTTCAGTACTTATACATCCCAATGTGGCCCATTCAATCAAATTTGATAAAGAAATTTGGCCCCTATATGTTTCAACGTACGGACTTGTTTTTCCTATTCTCTTATTAACAGTCAATGCATTCCGAAAAAAAATACATCAAAAGTAA
- a CDS encoding Ger(x)C family spore germination protein, producing MKRSYTLFILLIVFLLFTTGCWNRRELNELAIALAIGIDSTKDGQFLLTAQVVNPGELATGNSGGGTGTSPTVIYQAKGKTVFEAFRKMTKESPRKIYPSHLRILVIGESLAKKGIGKPLDLLTRDWELRSDFYIVVAKGMRAEEILKVPTSLEKIPANQIFDALEVSATAWSATSFVKLDDLIADIVSDGKQPVLTGIQADIKGDKKTSLSKQNIEMIDPPARLHFQKLAVFKYDKLVGWLNEMQSKTYNVITNKEKSTVVNLPCPKGGKAVYEVKRSNTEMKGKIKNGEPEIDLNIHVEGNLGEVECHIDLTKPETIEKLEEIYEKGAKEAFKKSIIEVQKNEKVDIFGFGEAIHRADPKAWKKLKKDWDKSFENLPVNINVEGEIRNVGTVGNSFLEKIK from the coding sequence ATGAAACGGAGCTATACCCTGTTTATCCTGCTAATCGTATTCCTGTTATTCACTACAGGTTGCTGGAACCGTCGTGAATTGAATGAACTAGCTATTGCGCTGGCCATAGGGATAGATAGTACAAAGGATGGTCAATTTCTCTTAACCGCCCAAGTGGTAAATCCAGGAGAATTAGCTACGGGAAATAGCGGTGGTGGTACCGGTACATCTCCGACAGTCATCTATCAGGCGAAAGGGAAAACTGTCTTTGAGGCTTTCCGCAAAATGACCAAGGAATCCCCAAGAAAAATATATCCCTCACATCTTCGAATCCTCGTGATTGGTGAGTCATTAGCGAAAAAAGGAATTGGTAAACCGTTAGATCTTCTCACAAGGGACTGGGAACTGCGATCCGATTTTTATATCGTCGTAGCTAAGGGAATGAGAGCAGAAGAGATCCTGAAGGTGCCCACTTCTTTAGAAAAAATACCTGCAAATCAAATATTTGATGCCCTGGAAGTCTCAGCAACTGCATGGTCAGCGACAAGTTTCGTTAAGTTAGACGATCTGATCGCCGATATTGTAAGTGATGGAAAACAACCGGTGTTAACAGGAATCCAAGCAGATATAAAAGGAGACAAAAAAACTTCTTTAAGCAAACAGAATATAGAAATGATTGATCCCCCCGCTCGTTTGCATTTTCAAAAATTAGCGGTATTTAAATATGATAAATTAGTTGGCTGGTTAAATGAGATGCAAAGCAAAACGTATAACGTCATTACAAACAAGGAGAAAAGTACTGTTGTGAATTTACCGTGTCCTAAAGGTGGAAAAGCTGTGTATGAAGTGAAAAGGTCAAACACGGAAATGAAAGGTAAGATAAAGAATGGAGAACCTGAGATTGATCTAAATATTCATGTGGAAGGCAATTTAGGTGAAGTCGAATGTCATATTGATTTGACAAAACCAGAAACGATTGAAAAATTGGAGGAAATTTATGAAAAAGGAGCGAAGGAAGCGTTCAAAAAGTCAATAATAGAGGTACAGAAAAATGAAAAAGTGGACATTTTTGGATTTGGTGAGGCGATTCATCGAGCTGATCCTAAAGCCTGGAAAAAACTAAAAAAAGATTGGGATAAAAGTTTTGAGAACTTGCCTGTAAATATAAATGTAGAAGGAGAAATACGAAACGTAGGTACGGTTGGTAATTCCTTTTTAGAAAAGATCAAGTAA
- a CDS encoding spore germination protein, producing the protein MSLFKKKRKNSINLSPSKDDQNKETNKDLLKTSLQGNIQHVKQQLGNSADIVIREIQIGKERIVKACIFYTDGLVDTNAIQNFIMESLMLDIHPDQEQMISSQQNVLQVLKDRILSVGDIQDVTEFNSLFTSLLSGDVILLLDGYAQGFTIGMRGGKDRGVTESTTESVVRGPKEGFTENLRTNTALIRRKIKTPRLWLESKKIGELTKTEVAIMYIDGIVNDKVVEEVHKRLNRIDIDGILESGYIEELIQDETFSPFPTIYYSERPDVIAAELLEGKVAILVDGTPIVLVVPALFISFIQAAEDYYQRADISTLIRFLRFFTIFIALLGPSLYIAITTYHQEMLPTRLLIGLASQREGVPFPAFIEALMMEGAFEILREAGLRMPKAIGQAISIVGTLVIGTAAVDAGIVSAAMVIVVAITAISSFVLPAFTMSMSIRMLRFPMMALAASFGIFGLIVGFIAIVLHMCSLRSFGVPYMSPFAPFISEDIKDTFIRVPRGGMFSRPRLINQKNNKREQVSTAPKPPRNNI; encoded by the coding sequence ATGAGTTTATTTAAGAAAAAAAGAAAAAACAGCATTAACCTCTCCCCATCCAAAGACGATCAAAATAAGGAAACAAATAAAGACTTGTTAAAAACAAGCCTTCAAGGAAACATTCAACATGTTAAGCAACAGCTTGGAAATAGCGCCGATATCGTGATTAGAGAAATACAAATTGGCAAAGAGCGAATCGTTAAAGCATGTATTTTTTATACGGATGGATTGGTGGACACTAATGCCATTCAGAATTTTATCATGGAATCACTCATGTTAGATATCCATCCTGATCAGGAGCAAATGATATCGTCTCAACAGAACGTTTTACAAGTATTGAAAGATCGCATCCTTTCGGTTGGAGACATACAGGATGTTACGGAATTCAATTCTTTATTTACTTCCCTGTTATCAGGGGATGTTATTCTCTTATTGGATGGATATGCACAAGGGTTTACAATCGGTATGCGTGGTGGAAAAGACCGTGGTGTAACGGAATCCACCACGGAAAGCGTCGTTCGTGGGCCAAAGGAAGGTTTTACTGAGAACTTGCGGACCAATACGGCGTTAATCCGCAGAAAAATAAAAACCCCCCGACTTTGGTTGGAATCGAAAAAAATTGGAGAATTGACCAAAACCGAAGTAGCGATCATGTATATCGATGGAATTGTGAATGACAAAGTCGTCGAAGAAGTGCATAAGCGTCTGAATCGAATCGATATCGATGGAATCCTGGAAAGTGGGTATATTGAGGAATTGATTCAAGATGAAACGTTCAGTCCCTTCCCGACTATATATTATTCGGAACGCCCTGATGTGATTGCCGCCGAGCTTTTGGAAGGGAAAGTTGCCATACTAGTGGACGGAACGCCGATTGTTCTAGTCGTTCCTGCACTATTCATCTCCTTTATTCAAGCTGCGGAAGATTATTATCAGCGTGCAGATATTAGCACCCTGATTCGTTTTCTTCGTTTTTTTACTATTTTTATTGCTCTACTAGGACCATCCCTATATATCGCTATCACCACGTACCACCAGGAAATGTTACCAACCCGACTGCTGATCGGTCTAGCCTCTCAACGAGAAGGGGTTCCCTTTCCTGCATTCATTGAAGCCCTCATGATGGAAGGGGCGTTTGAAATCTTGCGGGAAGCTGGTTTACGAATGCCAAAAGCTATAGGACAAGCTATTTCAATTGTAGGGACACTGGTGATTGGAACAGCGGCAGTAGATGCTGGAATCGTATCGGCTGCCATGGTAATTGTTGTTGCAATCACAGCTATTTCAAGCTTTGTACTTCCTGCTTTTACCATGTCCATGTCGATTCGAATGCTCCGTTTCCCGATGATGGCGCTTGCCGCTTCTTTTGGCATATTCGGGTTAATCGTTGGGTTCATCGCAATTGTTCTTCACATGTGCAGCTTGCGTTCCTTTGGGGTTCCCTATATGAGTCCTTTTGCTCCTTTTATCAGTGAAGACATTAAGGATACGTTTATTCGGGTTCCTAGAGGGGGGATGTTTTCTCGCCCCCGTTTAATCAACCAGAAAAACAATAAACGCGAACAAGTTTCGACAGCACCGAAACCGCCCCGGAATAACATATAA
- a CDS encoding bifunctional 2',3'-cyclic-nucleotide 2'-phosphodiesterase/3'-nucleotidase produces MSYKMHVKRMLAPILAVSLITAPFTVPVGTSAKEANKKPVATKPFIISAPAVHYTNGTKATVKVTPKKGNKGNETVVFQLMNGTKVISQSAVEADIKSAQKFSAYFNSYKSGYWVKVSVVAKYNGNTSNFGNSLATSVSDAPFELRIMETTDIHTNLVSYDYYKDAVSDSVGFSRTASLIKQARKEVKNSVLVDNGDLIQGTPLGTYKANIAPLKKGEVHPVYKAMNLLDYDVATFGNHEFNYGLSYLDEAINDANFPYVNANVYKKDKDNNPKNDKNKYAPYKIVTKKVMDINGNEKSVKIGYIGFAPPQIMDWDKANLDGKVIAKEIVTTANKYVPEMKKKGADVIVALTHSGFNGDTKNTEDVIYSLSKVSGIDAITFSHTHKVFPAQDEASLDSLFKDSQGKILKGVDNKKGTINGVPAVQAGYGGSNLGIIDLDIQNIKGKWKVVHSDSSTRAINDKETGKKAVEDASVVKAVKKDHEGTIKYVNTPIGTTTAPIHSYFALVQDDPSVQVVTSAQKWYVEKYIQSNRPEYKDLPILSVGAPFKAGRNGVEEFTEIKEGGLTIRSAGDLYLYDNTLKAIKIKGSVVKEWLEMSAGKYNKIDPAKSEEQELLNGKFAVYNFDVIDGVTYQIDVTKAPRYDEKGIKVSDSSRIADLKYNGKPVDPNQDFIVVTNNYRASGGGNFPGIKGSEYVVDSADENRQILMDYITQEGEINPTADNNWSIAPISGKVNVTFTSSPKGAEYLNEESPISYTGKTDDKGFGIYKFNLGKENVKVQLLGINDLHGQLDTTSDFGGIKQGRADYLAAHLNQRKAENPENTLLLSAGDAVGASAPVSSLIQDKPTLQFLNNMKFDVGTVGNHEFDKGVETLMAQINGGKSPTSDVVFDKLNFPYVVANVVYKDTKKPILDPYVIKKVGGVDIGFIGVVTNATPQKVSPDGIKNVEFIEQAPAVNKAVKELKDKGVKSIVVISHDPGTEKEGVITGEVADLANAVDDEVDVILAGDNHAKVNNYVDDKLIVQAYSYGTAFEDVDLEIDPNTKDIVKKSAEIVTVTQEGITPDAGTTKFINDYLDMFPELKAPLGTTDEKILRTNAYTQETGLGNLIADSMKADLNSDFAFMNPGGIRADIPKGEVTFSDLAKIQPFGNVLVKLELTGAEVKTLLQQQWIVEGAPKTLQISGLSYTADFSKPVTERVTLLKKADGTPIKDAATYTVAVNDFMASGGDNYTVLKGKERVFGHADLEAFVNYVKETFKGGKITAEIEGRITNINN; encoded by the coding sequence ATGTCGTACAAGATGCATGTTAAAAGGATGCTCGCCCCGATACTTGCTGTAAGTTTGATTACTGCCCCATTTACCGTACCAGTCGGGACATCTGCCAAAGAGGCAAATAAGAAACCGGTCGCTACTAAACCATTTATCATTTCAGCTCCTGCTGTTCATTACACAAATGGCACCAAAGCGACTGTGAAGGTCACGCCGAAAAAAGGGAACAAAGGAAATGAAACCGTTGTCTTCCAGTTAATGAATGGGACGAAGGTCATTTCACAGTCAGCCGTTGAGGCGGATATTAAATCGGCCCAAAAGTTCTCTGCCTACTTCAATTCGTACAAATCGGGTTACTGGGTCAAAGTATCGGTTGTCGCCAAGTATAACGGTAATACGAGTAACTTCGGCAACAGCCTGGCAACCTCCGTTTCAGATGCGCCATTTGAACTAAGGATCATGGAAACGACAGATATACACACTAATCTAGTAAGCTATGATTATTATAAGGATGCCGTATCAGACTCCGTGGGCTTTTCTCGCACGGCATCTTTAATCAAACAGGCACGAAAAGAAGTGAAAAATAGTGTTTTAGTGGATAACGGCGACCTTATTCAAGGGACCCCCCTAGGTACGTACAAAGCGAATATAGCGCCACTGAAAAAAGGTGAAGTCCACCCCGTCTATAAAGCGATGAACTTGCTTGACTATGATGTGGCTACATTCGGCAATCATGAATTCAATTATGGTTTATCTTATTTGGACGAGGCCATCAACGATGCGAATTTCCCTTATGTCAATGCCAATGTTTATAAAAAGGATAAAGACAATAATCCAAAGAATGATAAAAACAAATATGCTCCATATAAAATCGTCACGAAGAAAGTAATGGATATCAATGGAAATGAAAAATCAGTGAAAATTGGCTACATTGGATTCGCCCCTCCGCAAATCATGGATTGGGATAAAGCGAATCTTGATGGTAAGGTCATTGCAAAAGAAATCGTCACGACTGCAAATAAATATGTACCTGAAATGAAGAAAAAGGGTGCAGATGTCATCGTGGCGCTCACACATTCCGGGTTTAATGGCGACACCAAGAATACCGAGGATGTCATCTATTCATTAAGCAAGGTGTCCGGCATAGATGCCATCACGTTCTCCCATACGCATAAAGTCTTTCCTGCACAAGATGAGGCGTCTTTAGACAGTCTATTTAAAGATAGCCAAGGAAAAATCCTTAAAGGCGTGGATAATAAAAAGGGAACCATTAATGGTGTACCAGCCGTTCAAGCAGGATATGGCGGCAGTAATCTGGGGATCATTGATCTTGATATCCAGAATATCAAGGGAAAATGGAAAGTCGTTCATTCTGATTCGTCAACACGGGCAATCAATGATAAAGAAACAGGAAAAAAAGCAGTTGAAGATGCATCTGTCGTCAAAGCTGTTAAAAAGGATCATGAAGGAACGATCAAGTATGTTAACACGCCGATAGGAACGACTACAGCTCCAATTCATAGTTATTTCGCCCTTGTGCAAGATGATCCTTCCGTACAGGTCGTGACAAGCGCACAGAAATGGTATGTAGAAAAATACATCCAAAGCAACCGCCCAGAATACAAAGACCTGCCCATTCTCTCTGTAGGAGCTCCTTTCAAAGCGGGTCGCAATGGAGTCGAAGAATTCACCGAAATCAAAGAAGGCGGACTGACCATTCGCAGCGCCGGCGATTTATATTTATACGATAATACCTTGAAGGCAATCAAGATCAAAGGATCCGTTGTTAAAGAATGGCTTGAGATGTCTGCCGGGAAATATAATAAAATTGATCCTGCCAAGTCTGAGGAACAGGAATTGCTTAATGGAAAGTTTGCCGTCTATAATTTTGATGTGATTGACGGCGTTACGTATCAAATCGATGTCACTAAGGCTCCGCGCTATGATGAGAAAGGGATAAAAGTTTCGGATTCAAGCAGGATTGCAGATTTGAAATATAATGGCAAGCCAGTGGACCCGAATCAAGACTTCATCGTCGTGACGAATAATTACCGTGCTTCGGGCGGAGGAAACTTCCCGGGAATCAAGGGCAGCGAATACGTAGTTGACTCTGCGGATGAAAATCGCCAGATCTTGATGGATTACATTACACAAGAGGGTGAGATCAATCCAACCGCTGATAATAACTGGTCGATTGCCCCGATTTCAGGCAAGGTGAACGTGACTTTCACCTCATCACCAAAGGGTGCTGAATATTTAAATGAAGAAAGCCCGATTTCCTATACAGGCAAAACCGATGATAAAGGATTTGGCATTTACAAATTTAATTTGGGGAAAGAGAACGTTAAAGTGCAATTGCTCGGGATCAATGATCTTCACGGCCAGCTGGATACCACTTCTGATTTTGGCGGTATCAAACAAGGACGTGCTGATTATTTAGCTGCGCACTTGAATCAGCGTAAAGCTGAAAACCCTGAAAATACACTTTTACTTTCGGCAGGGGATGCTGTTGGGGCAAGTGCTCCCGTTTCTTCATTGATCCAGGACAAACCGACGCTTCAGTTTTTGAATAATATGAAGTTCGATGTCGGAACTGTCGGGAACCATGAATTCGACAAAGGGGTAGAAACCCTGATGGCTCAAATCAATGGCGGAAAGTCGCCAACATCCGATGTGGTATTCGATAAATTGAACTTTCCATATGTTGTAGCCAATGTCGTATATAAAGACACAAAAAAACCGATTTTGGACCCTTACGTCATAAAAAAGGTCGGCGGGGTTGATATTGGGTTCATAGGTGTAGTCACGAATGCCACACCTCAAAAAGTAAGTCCGGATGGCATTAAGAATGTGGAATTCATTGAACAGGCACCTGCCGTAAATAAGGCGGTTAAAGAGTTGAAAGATAAAGGCGTCAAGTCGATTGTGGTCATCTCACATGACCCAGGCACGGAAAAGGAAGGGGTCATCACAGGCGAAGTGGCTGATCTTGCTAATGCCGTGGATGATGAAGTAGATGTGATCTTAGCCGGAGATAATCATGCAAAGGTCAACAACTATGTGGATGATAAATTGATTGTACAAGCTTACTCTTATGGAACGGCTTTTGAAGATGTGGATTTGGAAATCGATCCAAACACTAAGGATATTGTCAAAAAGTCAGCTGAAATTGTTACGGTTACACAAGAGGGCATCACACCGGATGCCGGGACGACGAAATTCATTAACGACTATTTAGACATGTTCCCCGAGTTGAAGGCCCCGCTTGGGACAACGGATGAGAAAATTTTAAGAACCAATGCCTATACACAGGAAACTGGACTTGGGAATTTAATCGCCGATTCGATGAAAGCAGATTTGAATTCCGATTTTGCTTTCATGAATCCAGGTGGAATTCGTGCTGATATTCCAAAGGGAGAAGTCACCTTTTCCGATTTAGCGAAAATCCAGCCTTTCGGTAACGTATTGGTTAAGCTGGAACTGACTGGAGCCGAAGTGAAAACGCTGCTTCAACAGCAATGGATCGTTGAAGGAGCTCCGAAGACTTTGCAAATATCTGGACTGAGCTATACAGCCGATTTCAGTAAACCTGTCACTGAGCGTGTCACTTTATTGAAGAAAGCGGATGGGACACCAATCAAGGATGCCGCAACGTACACAGTGGCTGTCAATGATTTCATGGCAAGCGGCGGTGATAACTATACCGTCCTGAAAGGAAAAGAGCGTGTGTTTGGACATGCTGATCTAGAAGCTTTCGTTAACTACGTGAAAGAAACCTTCAAAGGCGGAAAAATCACGGCAGAAATTGAAGGCAGGATTACCAATATCAATAATTAA
- a CDS encoding DinB family protein, producing the protein MLTLFTYNWQVRNEWFKWCRSVSCEELKRQRTGGMGNILRTLAHIIDVECSWIRAIQGKPDVGIDLDAYNTIQKVEDLSKHYHSEVMDYLNSDSFNGESELIQPSWMEGTYEKGRILDHLIAHEIHHIGQLSIWSREMGIKPVSASLIDRAL; encoded by the coding sequence ATGCTGACATTATTCACTTATAACTGGCAGGTCAGAAATGAGTGGTTCAAATGGTGCCGGTCCGTATCGTGTGAGGAACTTAAACGGCAGCGCACGGGCGGGATGGGCAATATTTTGAGGACACTCGCTCATATTATCGATGTTGAATGCAGCTGGATCCGGGCCATTCAGGGGAAGCCGGATGTCGGGATTGATCTAGACGCCTATAATACAATCCAGAAAGTAGAAGATTTATCGAAGCATTATCATTCTGAGGTCATGGACTATTTGAACTCGGATTCGTTTAATGGGGAAAGTGAATTGATTCAGCCATCTTGGATGGAGGGGACTTACGAAAAGGGCAGGATATTGGACCATCTGATAGCCCACGAAATACATCATATAGGCCAGTTGTCCATCTGGTCGAGGGAAATGGGGATTAAACCTGTATCAGCCAGTTTAATAGATAGGGCTTTATAG